The Duganella sp. BuS-21 sequence GGATTGGAGTCGGTCTACCTGATCGCGCTGCGCAGCTTCGTCGCGGAAGCGGAAAAGCTGCGCGCCGAGCTGGAAGCCGCGCGTGGCGAACTGAACAGCGCCCGCGCCTTGCTGGCCCTGCACACGCTGAAAGGACTGGCCGGCACCGTCGGTGCCGACCGCCTGGCCGCGCTCAGCCAGCTGGCCGAACGCGCCCTCAAGCAGGACGCCGACGGCTGGCCGCCGTTGGCGCTGGTTCTCGAGGCCTGCCCGGCAGTCGCCGAAGACATCGAACAACGACTCTTCGCGACTAGCGGAAGCCGTCGGCAGTAATCTCCAGCTCGGTGACCTCGCCATACTTGGCCGCCACGCCCCGGATATCGGCGGCCTTGCCGATCAACACGGTCTGCAGATTGGTGCGTGGAAAGTGCTTGTCCACCAGCGCCTTGGCGCGTTCCGGCGTCAGGCTATCCACATCGCGCATGAAATGGTCGATCTGCGCGCGGCCGACCTGGTTGGCGTACATATCGCCCAGCAGGGCCGCCAGTTGCTCGCCGGTTTCGTAGCGCGGCGGGAACTGGCCTTGCACGTAGGCCTTGGCCGATTCCAGCGTCGCCTTATCGATGCCCTTGTCCCACAGGCGCTGATAGGTCTTGTGCGCCAACGCCAGCGCCGCTTCGGTCTTGGCCGAAGCGGTAAAGCTGCTGACGGCGAAGGTACCGGTTTGCGACAGCATGGCGAACTGGCTGTTGGCGCCGTATGTCAGGCCGGAATTCACGCGCAGCTCGTCGTTCAGCCATGAGGTGAAACGTCCGCCCAGCACGGTGTTGATCACTTGCAGCGGCACGTAGTCCGGATCGTTGCGGGCGATGCCGGCGCCGCCGATCAGAAAGGTGGTCTCGATGGCGTCCGCCTTGTTGACCAACAGCACGCGGGCCTGGTCGGCCTTGACCTTGCCGTTGTCCTGCGCGGCCGGGGCCGGGCCGCTGGCCTTCCAGGCGCCGAACAGCGATTCGATTTGCCTGCGCATCTCGGCCTGCTGGAAATCGCCCACCACGATGATGGCGGCGTTGTCCGGACGGTAGTATTGCTGGTGGTAGCGCTGCACGTCGCCCTGCTTGAGCGCGCTCAAGCTGCCGATGGTGCCGCTGGCCGGGATGCCGTAGGGGCTGTCGCCGAACAGCATGGCGCGGTAATAGTTCTGCACCACATTGCGCGGCGCTTCCTTGGCCTGCTTCAGGCCGCTCACCTTGCGCTCGCGCAGCTTGGCCAGCTCGGCCTCGTTGAAGCCCGGCTGCTGGACGATTTCCGCAAACAGCGGCAGCAGGGCGCTGCTGTCGGCCTTGGCGAAGTTGGCCTGCACGGTGCTGGCCTCCGCACCGGCACCGCCGGCCAGGCGCGCGCCGCGATAGTCGAAGGCCTGGTCGATGGCGGCCTTGTCGCGCATTTTGGTGCCCAGCAGCACGGCGTCGCCGGTCAGGTTGGACAGGCCGGGCTGCTTGCCGTCGTTGACCGCGCCGGCCTTGACCACGGCGCGCACCGAGATCAGCGGCACGTCGTGGCGCTCCATCAGGTAGACGGTCAGGCCGTTTTGCAGGGTGACGGTATCGAACTCGGGCAGGCGGAACTCGGCCGCGTGCGCCGAGCACGCACCGGTCGCCAGCATTGCCGCGATCATGGTTTTCTTCATGAGTCAATCCTCCTTCGCAGCCAGCACGCCGACGGTGCGCTGCGATTTCTTCAGGTATTTGGCGGCGACGGCCTGGATGTCGGCCGGCGTCAGTTTCTGCAAGGCGGCCGGGGCGTCGAACATTTTGCGGTAGTCGCCAAAGAATACTTCATAGTTGCCCAGCTGCTGAGCCTTGCCGTTGATGGTCTCCTGCTCGCGGTAGAGGTTGACCAGCTTCTGGTTCTTCACCTTTTGCAGTTCCTCGTCGCTCACGCCGTCCTTGACCAGCTTGTCCAGCTCGGCCAACAAGGCCTGTTCCAGTTGCGCCGGCTCGACCTTGGCGGCGGCCACGGCGGCGACATACAGCAGGCCCGGATCGAAACCATCGAGACTGTTGGCGCTGACCTGGGTGGCCAGCTGCTTTTCCACCAGCGCCTTGTACAGGCGCGAGGTCTTGCCGTCGGCCAGCAGGCTTTGCAGCACTTCCAGCGCGTAGTAATCGGGATTGTCGGCACGCGGAATCTTGTAGGCCACGGTGAGATTGGCCGAGGTGGCCGATTCCTTGGCGACGAACACGCGCCGCTCGCCTTTCTGCAGCGGCTCGACGGTGCGTACCGCCGGCGGCAGCTCGCGTTTCGGAATGGCGCCGAAATATTTGGTCGCCAGCTTCTTCACCTGGTCGGCCTTGACGTCGCCGACGATCACCGCCACCGCGTTGTTGGGTGCGTAGTAGGTGCGGAAATAGCGTTCCAGATCCGCCTGGGTCCAGGCCTTGATGTCGGACTCGTTGCCGATCACCGACCAGGAATACGGATGGGCCAGGAAGGCCACGCTGTTGATCTCTTCGCGCAGCATGCGCAGATTCGAGTTCTCCAGCCCGGTGCTGCGCTCGGACAGCACCACGCCGCGCTCGCTGGCCACCATCTTCGGATCGATAGTCAGGTGGGCGATGCGGTCGCTCTCCAGCGTGAAGACGGTTTCCAGCGAAGAGGCCGGGAACCAGTCCTGGTACACGGTCAGGTCGGTGCTGGTGTAGGCGTTGTTGGAGCCGCCCCTGGATTCCATGGTGCGGTCGAACATCTTCGGCCCGAACTTCTTCGTACCGTTGAACATCATGTGCTCGAAGAAATGTGACAGGCCGGTGATGCCGGGCGCTTCGTTACGCGAGCCCACCTTCCAGAAGGTGTACATATTGGCGTTGGGGATGCCGTGCGATTCGAGCACGATGAACTTCATGCCGTTGGCCAGGGTGAAGGTTTGCACCTCGTTGGCGTTGACGGCGGCCTGCGTGGTGGCGGCCACGCCGATGCCCATCCCGAGCATCAGGCTGGCGGCCAGGGCTTTCCATTTCATGAGCGCTCCTTCGAAAATATCAGCGCAAAGCATACAGCTTTTTGATAACAATTTGCGAATGACAAGCTTAGCGGATAGCATGTTGTTAAATATAACTAGGGAGCTAAGCAATGGAAAAACCGATGAACTGGGTAGCGCATGAACTGAGCATGACCGTCTTGATGACGCCGGACATGGCCAACTTCTCCGGCAACGTCCACGGCGGCACCATCTTGAAGTACCTCGACAGCGTAGCTTACGCCTGTGCCAGCCGCTATTCGGGCAGCTATGTGGTGACTTTGTCGGTGGACCAGGTAATGTTCCTGCAGCCGATCCACGTGGGCGAACTGGTGACCTTCCTGGCGTCGATCAACTACACTGGCCGCACCTCGATGGAAGTGGGCATCCGCGTGGTGACGGAAAACATCCAGCAGCGCCTGGTACGCCACGCCAACAGCTGCTACTTCACCATGGTGGCGGTGGATGCGCACCGCAAGCCGGTGGAAGTACCGGAGCTGGTGCCCGACACCGAAGAGCAGAAACAACGCTGGGAGCAAGCCCTGCTACGGAAGCAGGCCCGCCAGATGGTGCACGGCAACCGCAAGAAATAACCCCTTACAAGTCAGGGTCAGCTCTGTCATTTGGACATTGCGGAACTTTTCGCCAGCACGAAAGTTCCGCAATGTCCAAATGACAGAGCTGACCCCGAACGTTAGCGGTGCCTTGGGGCGTTGTTGATCTGGTCGATCAGGAGCTTCATTTCGGCTGTGGCTTCAGGCTTCAGATTGACGAACTGGCAGCCGATGTGCATCTGCTCGCCGGCCAGGAAGGAGCGGAAGCCGCGCGTGAAGCGTACTTCGAGTTCGGCGACGATGATCAGCTCGCCGTCCAGCTCCAGATGCACGTCCAGCAGCTTGCGGCCCTTGATCAGGCCCTTGGCCGCGATCTTCGAGCAACGCAGGCCGAGCCCTCCCAGCGAGAAATCGTAGATCGACCATTCGTGGATGGTGCCGTGGATGTCGAGCGAAGCCGTGAAGTTGTCGCCCAGCGGCGTTTCCACACGTTCCACCGCGCGCCGGTCCAGCACCGCGCAGGTTTCCGGGAAGGTCAGGGGAATCAGGTGCGGTTGGTCGGGCAGCGTTTTCCATTCCTGGCTGGTGAGGCGGAATTGAATCTTTGCCTTGGGCAGCACGGCAACCAAGGTGATCTTGCCGGGCGGGAGTTCCAGCCCTTCGTTTAATTCCAACACGAAATGCGGCAATTCGGGGTCGACCGAGAGGATCCGTGCCAGCACCGGTTCGCGGCTGCCGGTCACGTACAGCGTGATGGCGTCGCCATGGGTGGCGAGTTGCGTCAGCGCGTCGCCGATCTCGTCCTCGCTGGTCATCTCATACGAGCTGGCCGAGGCCGGGATCGTGGCGATCGCATCCTGGGGCCGTGGCGGCCCTTTGCGGATGATGACCCCAATGTGTTCTTCGAGAAGCATATCGTTCTTCTTGACAAGTACAACGCCAGACAAGGTTTAGGTCTGTAAAACTCATCATAGAACACGAATTTCTTAAAAGCAATCTCTTTTGCGCAATGTGAAACGCCGGCCGTGGCCGCTCTTTGCTAGGTTCAGCGTACCATGCAAGGCATTTTGTTGTTGAATTTCCAGCCCGGGATCAGGAACTGCATCGCCACCGCGTCGTCGCGTGCGCCCAGGCCCATATTGTTGTACAGGCGGTGCGCGGCTTCGATGGCATCCATGTCGATTTCCACGCCCAGGCCCGGCCGCTGCGGCACCTGCACCATGCCGCCCTGGATCTGCAACGGGTTCTTGGTGAGGTGCTGGCCGTCCTGCCAGATCCAGTGGGTGTCGATGGCGGTGATGTTGCCCGGCGCGGCCGCCGCCACGTGGGTGAACATGGCCAGCGAGATGTCGAAGTGGTTGTTCGAGTGCGAGCCCCAGGTCAGGCCCCATTCATGGCACATCTGCGCCACCCGCACCGAGCCCTGCATGGTCCAGAAGTGCGGGTCGGCCAGCGGAATGTCGACCGATTGCAGCTGGATCGCGTGACGCATTTCACGCCAGTCGGTGGCGACCATATTGGTGGCGGTCAGCAGACCGGTGGCGCGGCGGAATTCGGCCATCACTTCGCGGCCGGAGTAGCCGTTCTCGGCGCCGCAGGGGTCTTCGGCGTAGGCCAGCACATCGCCCTGGTCGCGGCACAGGCGGATCGCGTCCTTCAGCAGCCAGCCGCCGTTCGGGTCGAGCGTGACGCGCGCCTGCGGGAAGCGTTCATGGATGGCGGTGACGGCTTCGATTTCCTCTTCGCCACGGAACACGCCGCCTTTCAGTTTGAAGTCGTTGAAGCCGTAGCGCTCGTAAGCGGCTTCGGCCAGGCGCACCACGGCATCCGAGGTCAGCGCGGCTTGGTTGCGCACGCGGGTCCAGTTGTCGCCGGCGTCGGCCGGCGTGCCGGCGTAGGGCAAGGTGGTGGCCTTGCGGTCGCCGATGTAGAACAGGTAGCCCAGCATTTCCACTTCGCTGCGTTGCTGGCCTTCGCCGAGCAGGGCGGCCACCGGCACGCCGAGAAACTTTCCAAGCAGGTCGAGCAGCGCCGCTTCCAGCGCGGTGACGGCGTGCACGGCGATGCGCAGGTCGAAGGTTTGCAGGCCACGGCCGCCGGCATCGCGGTCGGCGAAGGCGTTGCGGGCGGCGTTGAGAAGGGCGTTGTAAGTGCCGATCGGTTGGTCCAGCAGCAGGGGGCGCGCGTCTTCCAGCGTCTGGCGGATTTTCTCGCCGCCCGGCACTTCGCCGACGCCGGTGTTGCCGGCACTATCGGTCAGGATGACGATGTTGCGGGTGAAGTAGGGGCCGTGGGCGCCGCTGAGATTCAGCAGCATGCTGTCGTGGCCGGCTACCGGGATTACTCGCATGGCAACAATACGTGGGGTGTCTTGCATGATCAGTCCTTTAAATGATTGCGCTGTCATTTACGATGGTAGCTCTCATTTATGAGTAATTCAAGGTAAATCTACGTTCTATAAATGATAGAAAATGATGCCTGGTGCTACAATCGCCTATCGTTTTCTATCGGGGTCTCTATGAGCGAACTGCGCACCTTGCGTACCGCCGGCGGTGAGCTCAGTGTCAGCGGCGCCACACTGGTGGACGTGGCCAAGGTGGCGGGCGTGTCGCCGATTACGGTGTCGCGCGCGCTGAACCAGCCGCATCTGGTCCGGCCGAATACCGTGGCCAAGGTGCAGGCGGCGGTGCAGCAGACCGGCTATGTGCGGAATATGATGGCCGGCGCGCTGGCGTCCAGCCGCAGCCGGCTGGTGTCGCTGGTGCTGCCGACCATTTCCACGCCGATCTTTGCCGACATGGTGCAGGCCGCCAGCGATCAATTGACCGCCGCCGGCTATCAGGTGATGCTGGGGCTGTCCAGCTACGAGGCCTGGCGCGAGGAGATGCTGGTGGAGACCATCCTCAGCCGCCGCCCGGACGGTGTGATCCTGACCGGCTCGCTGCACACGGATTCCACGCGGCGACGCCTGCAGGCTGCACAGGTGCCGGTGGTGGAGGCCTGGGATTTGACACCGTCGCCGATCGATATGATGGTCGGCTTCTCGCACGAAGAGGTGGGCCATGCGATTGCCCAGCATCTGCTGGCGCGCGGCTACCAGCGGATCGCC is a genomic window containing:
- a CDS encoding insulinase family protein produces the protein MKKTMIAAMLATGACSAHAAEFRLPEFDTVTLQNGLTVYLMERHDVPLISVRAVVKAGAVNDGKQPGLSNLTGDAVLLGTKMRDKAAIDQAFDYRGARLAGGAGAEASTVQANFAKADSSALLPLFAEIVQQPGFNEAELAKLRERKVSGLKQAKEAPRNVVQNYYRAMLFGDSPYGIPASGTIGSLSALKQGDVQRYHQQYYRPDNAAIIVVGDFQQAEMRRQIESLFGAWKASGPAPAAQDNGKVKADQARVLLVNKADAIETTFLIGGAGIARNDPDYVPLQVINTVLGGRFTSWLNDELRVNSGLTYGANSQFAMLSQTGTFAVSSFTASAKTEAALALAHKTYQRLWDKGIDKATLESAKAYVQGQFPPRYETGEQLAALLGDMYANQVGRAQIDHFMRDVDSLTPERAKALVDKHFPRTNLQTVLIGKAADIRGVAAKYGEVTELEITADGFR
- a CDS encoding insulinase family protein; the encoded protein is MKWKALAASLMLGMGIGVAATTQAAVNANEVQTFTLANGMKFIVLESHGIPNANMYTFWKVGSRNEAPGITGLSHFFEHMMFNGTKKFGPKMFDRTMESRGGSNNAYTSTDLTVYQDWFPASSLETVFTLESDRIAHLTIDPKMVASERGVVLSERSTGLENSNLRMLREEINSVAFLAHPYSWSVIGNESDIKAWTQADLERYFRTYYAPNNAVAVIVGDVKADQVKKLATKYFGAIPKRELPPAVRTVEPLQKGERRVFVAKESATSANLTVAYKIPRADNPDYYALEVLQSLLADGKTSRLYKALVEKQLATQVSANSLDGFDPGLLYVAAVAAAKVEPAQLEQALLAELDKLVKDGVSDEELQKVKNQKLVNLYREQETINGKAQQLGNYEVFFGDYRKMFDAPAALQKLTPADIQAVAAKYLKKSQRTVGVLAAKED
- a CDS encoding acyl-CoA thioesterase: MNWVAHELSMTVLMTPDMANFSGNVHGGTILKYLDSVAYACASRYSGSYVVTLSVDQVMFLQPIHVGELVTFLASINYTGRTSMEVGIRVVTENIQQRLVRHANSCYFTMVAVDAHRKPVEVPELVPDTEEQKQRWEQALLRKQARQMVHGNRKK
- a CDS encoding flagellar brake protein, whose protein sequence is MLLEEHIGVIIRKGPPRPQDAIATIPASASSYEMTSEDEIGDALTQLATHGDAITLYVTGSREPVLARILSVDPELPHFVLELNEGLELPPGKITLVAVLPKAKIQFRLTSQEWKTLPDQPHLIPLTFPETCAVLDRRAVERVETPLGDNFTASLDIHGTIHEWSIYDFSLGGLGLRCSKIAAKGLIKGRKLLDVHLELDGELIIVAELEVRFTRGFRSFLAGEQMHIGCQFVNLKPEATAEMKLLIDQINNAPRHR
- the gudD gene encoding glucarate dehydratase, whose translation is MQDTPRIVAMRVIPVAGHDSMLLNLSGAHGPYFTRNIVILTDSAGNTGVGEVPGGEKIRQTLEDARPLLLDQPIGTYNALLNAARNAFADRDAGGRGLQTFDLRIAVHAVTALEAALLDLLGKFLGVPVAALLGEGQQRSEVEMLGYLFYIGDRKATTLPYAGTPADAGDNWTRVRNQAALTSDAVVRLAEAAYERYGFNDFKLKGGVFRGEEEIEAVTAIHERFPQARVTLDPNGGWLLKDAIRLCRDQGDVLAYAEDPCGAENGYSGREVMAEFRRATGLLTATNMVATDWREMRHAIQLQSVDIPLADPHFWTMQGSVRVAQMCHEWGLTWGSHSNNHFDISLAMFTHVAAAAPGNITAIDTHWIWQDGQHLTKNPLQIQGGMVQVPQRPGLGVEIDMDAIEAAHRLYNNMGLGARDDAVAMQFLIPGWKFNNKMPCMVR
- a CDS encoding LacI family DNA-binding transcriptional regulator, which translates into the protein MSELRTLRTAGGELSVSGATLVDVAKVAGVSPITVSRALNQPHLVRPNTVAKVQAAVQQTGYVRNMMAGALASSRSRLVSLVLPTISTPIFADMVQAASDQLTAAGYQVMLGLSSYEAWREEMLVETILSRRPDGVILTGSLHTDSTRRRLQAAQVPVVEAWDLTPSPIDMMVGFSHEEVGHAIAQHLLARGYQRIAILAVEDPRAARRNQGLQAGLAKHGVQVAAIEVMPLPSTFALGRDGLALLLQRCPDVEAVVCSSDTLAHGVLTEAIARGLAVPQQLAVLGFGDVNFAARTYPPLSTVRVDGANIGRVAARAILDRLDGKAVSALTDTGFQLIQRGST